The sequence TACACTGACCAAATCTGTTGTTGTAGAGCCCGGCAAGCCCTATACTCTCAGCGCATGGATCAAGTCGAATGGTACGGGCGTATCTTCCATATGCGCTGGTGCGGGCTGGCGCTACAGAGTGACTCTGCAGCCCACCGGCGGCCTCTGGCTGCCTTTTTCAATGACATTTACTCCTGATGATGCCGATAAGAACAATCTCGGCATATTTGTTCAGTCCGAGTCTCCGACCAAGGGCTTATGGCTTGATGATTTCAAGCTCGAACAGGGTGAATCCGCTACGTATGATCAGGTTCCTAACGGCACAGCAAGTTTTCTTCAATTGTGGCCCGAGAGTAGAGACATGGAGCTTTTATCCGAGGGCAGCTTCAGCGTGCCTTTCCTGCTGAACGTCCCCAAGAGCATCAATGCTACTCTTGAAGCGAAGATATCTACATCTAGCAAGATTATCACTAAAAATGTAAGGTTGGAGCCGGGTATGGTCCGGATTGTTGTCGACGGCAGTTCAAAGAGCGCAAAGTACACTCCGAGAACGGTTACGCTTCGCCTCCTTGATGGTGATAAGGAACTCGTTTCGGCCAAGACCGACATTCTGTTCCATTCTCAGTCATATACGAAGGCCGGTCTGCAGCGTCTTGAACATGAACTACCAGGTTTAAGGGCTAAACTTGAACAACTGAAGTCCCGAGGTCAGGATGTTTCATATCCCATGGTGACCTATACAGTCCTCGAAAACTTCATAGGTTACGCGATGGAAGATACTGACAAGAACGAGGTCAAGCGCGCATCCGATGCTCTTTCAGATATGGACTTGATTAAATCAAGGCTGGATAAAGAGTTGTCCGAGGCTTTGGCGGGTAAGCGAACATTTGCAGCCGTTCCGAGATGGACCGGTGATACTCGCCCGGTGATAAAGAGCAGTTCTTTCATTGCGCCCACGGTCACGCCGGGTAAGCCAGGTCGCGAGATGCGTCCTGTATTCTTCACCGGATACGGTCACTTTGCCCAGGTTCGCGCCGATATGGAAAAATGGCCGAATTATGGGACTAATATCATACAGATCGAGATCGGGCCGTCAAGCACTCTGCCGGATGAGAACAAGGTGAATGATGAGCCTGCGCGCGATTTGCTGAAACTCCTCGACAGAGCTCAAAAGTCGGGAGTCTGCGTGAACCTGCTGATAAGCCCGCATTATGTTCCGGGATGGGTAACGGATAAAATGCGAAGCAAGTCCGCATCAGCGTTCCTGCACTATATCAATCGTGACCCGATCAGCCATGAAATGATCAAACGTCACATTTCAGCGCTTATAACACCGATTAAGGACCACCCTGCGCTCCACAGCATATGTCTTGCCAATGAACCGACTGTTTTTGGTGACAATTCTGACTACGCCGTTGCCGACTGGCACGCATGGCTAAAGGACAGGCACGGCGACATCAAAACTCTGAATGATCGCTGGGATACGGATTATGCGAGTTTCGATGATATTAAGCTTCCGTATGCCCAGGGTGAGACCGAAAAGAGCCCGATGGGCAGATGGTTGGACTGCGTGCGCTGGAACCATGAGTTTATGGCCGGCTGGTATCAGATGCTTGCCGATGATGTACATGAAATTGCTCCAAATCTGGCTGTGCATATGAAAGTCCAGACTCCGACCCTGCTTGGCTTTGCCGAAGTCCAGGCAGGCAATGACCCTTACCTGGTCGGGCGTGTAAACGATATCAATGGAAACGACTCCGTGAACTGGCCCAGTTTCGGCGGTGGCGAGTTTGCTCAGAGCTGGATGACTAACGCCAGGGGTGAAGATCTCCAGCGGTCAGTGAAAGACGCTCCGGTCTTTGACTCTGAGAACCACATAATCGGCGACAGAGACACCAGATATATTCCGGGGCAGGTGGTTCGAGCGGCTCTGTGGCAGCAGGCGATCCATGGCCAGAGCGCGACCACGATCTGGGTATGGGAACGCACATATGACAGGAATCATGACTTTGCGGCCAGCATTATGCACAGGCCGGAATGCGCGGAGGCGGTAGGCATTGCAAACTATGATATGAACCGGGCCGCCGATGAGATCACAGCGCTTCAACAGGCTCCCGCGCAGGTGCTGATCCTGCACGATACGTCCGCAATGGTCTACGACGGAGAGCCATATGATACCTGTTCCAAGAAAGCATATATGGCTCTTGGCTTTTGCGGTGTGAAGATGGGGTTTGTCACCGAGCGCCAGTTGGAGGCCGGAGTTGTGCCGAATGCGCCTGTCGTTATGGTTCCCTATGCCAAGCATCTCTCTGACGCAGCGTTTAAGACTCTGCAGGCATACAAAGGCCGGATAGTTGCTCTCGGCGGCGATGACTTGCTCGCATATAACGAGTATGACAAGAAGAGATCAGAGAGTCTCAATGCTGAGAGAATTGCATATACTCCAAGTGTTACAAGTGAGCAAGATCTTCATAAGCTGTTTCTGGCTAAGTTGTCGGGGTGGGGAATCGCTCCAAAGATCATGCTCCTTGACGGCAAATCGAACCCTGTGTGGGGAGTGGAATGGAAAGAGGCAGATACAGCCGATGGGACGCTGGTCAATCTCTGCAATTATCTGAACGAACCAATAAGCTTCAGATTGTCTGATAAAGGCAAGAATGTCAGCGCAGTAGATGTTTTGACAGGAAAGGTTGTGCGCGGCATAATAAATCTTCAGCCTCTTGATGTGAAGCTGCTGCAAGTAAAAGATTAGCTGCTAAACCAAAAAATGTATGTAATTGAGCCTTCCGGCTAATGTCGGAGGGCTCTTTTTGCTTTTCTTTGTCTGCATTCTCCTTGGCATGGGTCCGTCTTTTTGTGCAAAAAGAACTTTTTAACCCTTGACAAGTTGCCAATATTAACCCATAATGTGCATGTAAGTGCGTTACGGTGATAATAAAAACACTGAGGGACACCATAAGCTTGGCAGGCAGATATGTTCTAATGTTTTTGAAGTCGCACTGCGGGCGGGCGAATATTTGCCTGGGAGGATGTTTACAATGAGGAGAGGGTTTACTTTAATTGAACTGTTGGTCGTAATCGCGATCATAGCAATTTTGGCGGCAATATTGTTCCCCGTCTATACGACTGCAAAGGAGCATGCAAATGCCACAAGGTGTTTGAATAACCTAAAGCAGTTGTCAACAGGTTTGTTTATGTATTGTGATTCAAACAATGGGCGTATGCCTGCCACTATACCGCATAACGGTTCGTATACTTGGTGCGGAGTAGGGCCAAGTGGAGCAGGTTATGACTGGCATATAGAAAATGCCAGCCTCTACAAGTATGTAAACAATATAGATACATTTCATTGTCCTACTACATATCCCAAGAATCATAGGCAAACCTCCTATGGGCTGAATCAGGATCTTAATGGCCAAATTTTAGCAGTAGATACAGCCGGGCGTACAAGCCAGATAATGATGCTGCTTGATGAGGAAAATAATAACGATGGCAATTGCGCATATAATGATCCTGCCGACCAGCCCACCGTAATTCATTTCAAGGGAGCGAATCTTGCCTATAGTGACGGCCATGTCAAGTACAAGACAAAAGCTCAGTTGGTGAACGAATACAAAAGCGGTAATTGGACTTCCAACCACTTAAAGTTCCATTAAATATGGTGTCGTGATAAATGTCTGCAAATCCCTCTGGCTAATATAGCTGGAGGGATTTTTCATTTCTGACTATTAGGAACCAACCGCCCGAACGAGTTTGATGAATCTGCTTCGAACCTGAAGCTGTGGATAAATTGCAAAAAATATACCCCTTGACAAACTACCATTTCCAACCCATAATATTACTGTTAGTTGTGATGTGGCAAGAAATACATCATAGAAAACATCAGACAAATATTGGCTAATGGTGCTGGCAGGCAACCAAGTAGCGGGGAGGGGCAACTAACCAAGAAGGGGTTGTTTATTATGAAAAAAAGAGGGTTTACGTTAATTGAGCTGCTTGTTGTAATTGCCATTATAGCGATATTGGCAGCGATCCTGTTTCCAGTTATGACGAATGCAAAAAAGAAAGCGCAGCAGTCCACTTGTGCCAGCAATTTGAAGCAGTTGATGATGGGTATCCGCTCATATTGTGATGATTTTAACGGAGGGATGCCGCTGTGTACCTATATTATAGGGACACCTGAAGCATGTGACTGGTCAGGGTGCCATAATGCCGCTGGTGGAACTTGGAACTTGCAGGATGCGACAATATTGCGCTATATTAGAAATACCAAAGTATTTGAGTGTCCATCGAATTCCGCTTATCGGAATAAATGCCCATATGCCATGAATTGGAAAATCGCAAGTCTTAGATACTATAGAAAGCATTGCATTCTGGAGACTATAACAGCAGGCCGTTCTTCTCGTGTTGTTGTTTTGATTGAAGAATTAAAACCTGATGATTCTTACTTTATGTGGGGAAATGAGTACCAAGATTTCAGCATCATTCACCTTGCAGGTGGAAACAATGCATATGCTGATGGTCATGTAGCGTATAAATCCCAGGCTTACATGCGTGGACAGAAGAAGCTGGCGAATCAAAACAGTATGGACAGTTGTCTCTACGTTCCGGGCACCTAGTATTCTTATGCATTTCATAGTTAGGCACCCCTCGATTGTTTATTGTCGAGGGGCATTTTTGTTTTTGTATCACAAAAAAACTCCTCTTTCCTTCTTCGATTATAAACCTAATGACAGCCGGGCAGAAAGCCGAAAATGGAATAGACTACGGCGCTTGAGGTCTCCCGAGTAAAAAACTGCACATCTGGCCGCGTATGTCATTGCATATATGCCAACACTCATGCATTATTAAAAATACCCTTGACGCAGCAGTAATAGTGTGGTATGTTTCAATATAGTGGTTGAGCTAGCGGATGATATATATTATGCACTAGCTCATTGTTAGTGGCCGGAAAAAGTTCGAGGAGCGCCGCCTCGCCCAGGGCGGGGTGGTGTTTCTTGAAAATGGTGCATAGGGTTTCGGAGAAAGCTCAGTGCCAATCAAACACAGGGGGTGAACCGATGCAGATGAACACGCAGCGGAGTCTAGATGTATTGGGGCTAAAGCGGCGTGACAATTGTTTTGGTACTCACACTTACACTCACACTTACACTATATGTATTTGGATTCAGAGAGGAGAGAATTAACAATGCAGAAATCAAGATTGATCGTGTTGTTGGTCGTAGTCAGCATCCTTGCGCTGTCGCTGCCTTCAATGGCGCAGCTCGCATCGGGCAACTGGCCGAGACCTGGACGCGATTACCACAACAGCGGGCTCAGCCCGGCAACAGTTATCGCAAAGCCTGTGCTCAAGTCATGGGCGCCGAAGGCGGTAACAGGCTACAATGCCTCACCTTATTACTGGTTGGACTTTACATTTGATGGGATTCAGATCGACCCGCAGGGCAATCTCTATGTCCAGGGCGATGATGAGTTCTCGGTAATAAAGATAAGTCCTACAGGCACTTATCCATGGGCATCACCCTATGGAGCTTCTATCACAAGCCATAACAACTATTATATGTATTATGGTTTGTCCTTGTTTGACGATGGCGTAAACCAGTATGCCATTGCGGGACCGCAGCAGTGGAAATCCGGCTCATGGGATGACAGAAAAGTATATGCCATAAACCCGAGTACCGGAGCAGCTTCCTGGTCGTCCGGGCTCTTAAATGATTCTTGGTATGTGTCACATACTAACACTGCAAGAACCGGTATGACTACCAATGTTACCACATCAATTGGGCCTGACGGCTCAATCTATACCGGCAACTTCCGAGATTCTTACTTTGACCCAGTCGGTTCAGTATTTGCCCTTGACAAGACTGGCGCTCGAAAGTGGGCTTGGAACCAGTATGGACAGGGCGACACCTATGGTTCCGCTGCAATAAAGCAGTTGAATGGGAAGAACATCATTTATACCGCCAGCGGAATCACTCATAATGATGCCACAGGTGCGTATGCCGGCTATCCGGCAGTCCCGAATATACTAGCTCTCCAGGACGACGGCACTTCGGCCTCTCTGCTTTGGAGCGCGAATATGGGATTTACCACTTCTCAGCCTGTTCTTTCAAGTGACGGTAACACTCTGTATGTGGCGGGTCGCGATACTCGTCCTCTTTCTACTGGCACAGGCGGCATTACAGTCGGCTCATATTGCGACACTTTCTTTGCGTTCGAAGCCGATACAGGCGTTAAGAAATGGTCCCTGAGCACCGGCGCACGCCATGCGTTCTCGCCGACTCTGGGTCCCAACAACATGATATATGTCTGCGGCGGATACTTCAGAACCGCGAATCAGAACCTGGCGGCTACGCCTGATGTTATGCCAACTGCGAATCCCGGTGTGCTCGTCGCCATTAAGGATAACGGTTCAACAGGTGAAGTCAAGTGGTCTCTACCTCTGCCTGACGATGAGACATCAGATACCACACGTGTTGCAGTTATAAGCACTACGCCTACCACTATGTATGTGGCAACCGGTAATGGTAGAGTATACTGCGTCCAGGATATGGGCACTTATGCCAAGATCCTCTGGACTTGGCAGGCATTTTCAACTCGCTGGTGCGGTGTGTGGGGACATGGCTTTACACCGGCCAATATTGTAGTTGCTGATGATGGAACGATCTACACTGGTTGGAAGAACAACTTGTATGCGTTTGAGCCTGGCTATAATGCCGGCAGTCCTGTAGGCATCAGCGGCACCGTCAAGGATGCCGAAGGCAACCCGATTGCAAATGCATGGGTAGCTGCGGTAGCCTCAACATCGGTGTACCCGCTCGCCGATAATGCCAATCGTTTGTGGACAAAGACAAACTCAGACGGCACCTATCAGATAACACCGAATGCCGCCGGAACATACAATGTCGCAGCGGCTGCTCAGGGTTATGAGAGCAGTGCGAATCAGACTGCAGCGTTCACGACTACCACTACCAGCGTTACGGCTGTAGACTTCACTCTCAGCCCTGCGAAGTACAACTGGGCGCTTGGTGCATCCGCATCAGCAACCAGTGTGAATGCTTCATATCCGGCTGCTTTGGCATGCGATGGTGATCTTACAAGCCGCTATGCTTCTACGGCAGCTTCTTCTGCATTGACTATTGATCTTGGTTCAGAGAAGACAATAGCTGAGGCCGTAATTTACTGGTGGTATAACTACGGCAAGGCCTATACGCTGGAATACAGTACTGATGGTACTACCTGGGCTACACCAGTAGCTTATCAAACCACAACCGGTAATGGTGGTTTCCCGCTGGCATTTATTCCGAATGATGCTATTACTAATGGTTACTGTGGTGGTCCTGTAAAAAGCGCTGATGTTATAAAGTTCTCGACGCCAATCGCTGCGCGGTATTGGAAAGTGAACTTTACATCAGTCAAGAACTTCTACGGTGACAGCTACAAGGGTGGCGCAACGGTTTACGGTTCAACTGCCACTTATGCTTCAATCTGGGATGTCGAACTCAGAGACAGCACCAAGGCCGGCGAACCGACTCCTAATACGATTGCATCTGTTAAGGCTGCGGACGATGGTGATGGAGTTGCGGTAAGCAACCTGCGCGTGACTGCTGTCGCGGGTGGCGGTGTACCCACAGACACACTCTTTGTCGAGACCGCGGATCGCACTGCCGGTATCAAGGTTAAATTCACCGGTCTACCGACGACGATCCAGTTTGGTGACAAAGTCGCAGTGGTTGGAAGAGTTGCCACAGATCCTGTTACCACTGAGAGATACATTCAGGCGACTGCTGTTACACGCCTGGATTCAACGGCATGTCCTGCAAATCCGGCACTTGCCGAGCTTAGCATGAATAACAAGGCCGTAGCGGACAGTGTTTCCCAGGGTCTGTTTATCAAGACATGGGGCAAGGTCTCCGACTCTGCAACCGGCAGCTTCAAGATCAGTGATGGTTCCGCTGCTCCGATCAAGGTGCTGTGTGACAGCACCGGTGCGATCAGCCTGCCTGTGAATGACAACTACATCAGAGTTCGTGGTGTTGTGGGCAAGGACGCCGACGGTCCGGTTCTCTATATGAGAAATGAGCGTGCCGACTGGGCTTATGGCTCAGATAATATACAGGCACTGCCGTTTACCGGCAACTCCAAGTATCCGGTTGAGTACCTGGTGCTTGGTCCGTTCACCACTGATCCTGCTCCGACCAATGCTTACGACCTGCTTGGTGTGGACTTCATCGGTGAGACTACCATCGGCACATCAGTTATGCCCGCTGCGGGTCTTGTGACTGCAGGTAAGACTTGGTTTGCTTCTTCTGCGAGCAGCGCTGCTGGCATACTGGACTTCAACAAAGTATTTGGAGTCGTCACTAGCGTTTCAGCAGCATATGCACACTTGTATCTGTGGTCTGAGACAGAGGCGCCTACTGTGGCGATAACGACTGGCTCTGATGACTGGCTGAAGGTATATGTCAATGGATCCCTGCAGTATACGAAGGATGAAACTGCTTATCCTACGGGCCGTGGCGTTACAATCGGTCAGGATGGACCTACAGCCATCACTCTTCATCAGGGACTGAACAGCATACTGTTCAAGGTTGTCAATGGTCAAACTGGCTTTGGTATTAACAGCCAGTTCACTGATGTGGAAACTTATGGAGGCACTGGTTACGGCGGTTACAACCCGTACGCAGCCACTGGCCTGGGCTATTCGCTTAACCCTGGACTGTAAGTTAGACGCAAAACAACAAATGCGGGCAACCGCAAAACTGGTGGGGACAAATTGTCCCCACCAGTTTTTTTGTGGCTGGAAGGACTTAGAAGTCTGTTTACCGAACGAAGTATACAGCGTTACTCTATGCGCGTATTTGTATAATAAGGAGTTAACCTCAAATGTCCCAGACAATCCCGGAGCCAGAATACCAGATCGTGGCTCCATATTCGCCCGAGCATCCGAGAAACGGAGAAGGGGATATCATTGCTCTCAAAGACGGCAGCCTCTTGCTTGCATATGGCAAGTGGAGTGGCGGTGGAGATGACTTCGACTTCGCGGAGGTCTGGAGTAAGACATCGACAGATGGCGGCAGGAAATGGGGCAACGACCGCGTAATTGTCCCGAATGAAGGTAAAGTAACGACATTTTCGACTGGTCTTCTACGGCTGGCAAATGGTGAGATACTAATGTCATCTCTGAGCAAAGACTCAATGGAGGACTGCTCGATTTTCCTGCGGAAGTCCAGTGATGAGTGTAAAACTTGGACTCCTCGCATCAAGTTTGAGACGCCTGAAGGCTACTCCAACTACACAGGCATGAACAACGGCCGCCTAATCCAGCTAAAGAGTGGGCGAATACTTGGCGCAGGCTTTGATGGATGGGTGAATGGTCGTCCATTCATCGCGTTTTCGCTTATATCGGATGATAACGGCGATACATGGCGCGCAAGCAAGAACTATGTCAATATTCTAGATCTTGAGTCCACAAACAAGGATGGTGCACAGGAACCGGGTGTTATAGAGCTTAAAGACGGCAGGATCATGATGTGGATACGTAACAGTCTCGGCTATGTAGCAAAGGCATATTCAACAGATCAGGGCGAGACATGGAGCAAACCGGAACTCATAAAGCAGCTAAAAGCGCCTCTTGCTCCTGCCAGTATCAAGAGACTACCCCAGACCGGCGATCTGCTCATCGTATGGAATAACAATCAAACCGCTCGCCGCCCATTAAACTCAGCAATCTCAAAGGACGATGGCGAAACCTGGGAGAATATTAAAGTTGTCGATGACCATGAAGTAACATCATGGGGATTTGCGTATACCAGTATAACCCCGCTCGATGATATGGTTATCCTCACTTACTGGAATGGCGATGCTTCAAGCTTGAAGATGGCTAGAATCGATTATAGATGGTTTTATCAGCCAGATGGCTGCATATGATAGGAGCTAATTTCAAATGTCCGAGATAATTCCTGATCCTGAATCGCAAATTGTAGCTCCATACTCACCGGAGCATACAAGAAACGGTGAAGCTGATATAATCCAGCTTGAGGACGGCAGCCTTTTACTTGCATATGGTAGGTGGAATGGCGGCCAGGACGACTTCGACTCAGCAGAAGTCTGGTGCAAAACATCGACCGATGGTGGCAAGACATGGGGCAATGACCGCGTACTCGTGTCCAATGAGGGCAAAGTCACGACATTCTCAGTCTCCCTTCTAAGGCTTCAAAGCGGTGAGATATTGATGGCTTACCTGGTGAAGAACTCAACGGATGACTGCTCGATCTTCTTCCGCAAGTCCGCTGATGAGTGCAAAACCTGGAGTCAGCGCATTAAGTATGAGATTCCACCGGAATATTCCGGCTATACTGGTATGAACAACAACCGGTTAATCCAGCTCAAGAGCGGTCGGATTGTTGGAGCTGCATTTGACGGTGCGTATGTCAAGGGCGATCCGATGATTTCCTTCACGATATATTCGGACGATAATGGTGATACGTGGGCCAAGAGCAACGATATAGATATACGCGTGATCGATCCGGCAAACAGGCATGGCGCTCAGGAGCCATGTGTGATCGAGCTGAAGGACGGCCGTATGATGATGATCATACGCAACAATCTGGGCTGTCTCGGGCGGTCCTATTCTACTGACCGGGGTGAAACATGGAGCCGTTTCGAGCAGGTCAAGGAGCTTGAAGCTTCGCTTTCTCCAGCATCTATCGTAAGGCTTCCTCAGACAGGCGATCTGCTGCTTATCTGGAACAACAGTAAGACTATGGATCGGCGACCGCTGACATCGGCTATTTCCAAAGATGATGGCGCCACATGGGAGAATTTTAGGGTAGTCGATGACGGTGAAGTCACTTTTTGGGGCTTTGCATATATAAGCATTACACCGGTTAATGATAAGATTCTGCTCACGTATTGGAACGGTGACGCCGCTAACCTAAAACTGACCTCAATTGACTACAGATGGTTTTACCAGAAAGGCTAAATGTAAAAAAGGTCGTCTCAAGACATTGTTTTGAGACGACCTCTTCGCTTCATACATCAAGTATGAGAGCAACTACCAGCGGCCACCGCCGCCACCGTAGCCACCATCATTCTTCTGGGACTTGCGGATTTCCCTGCAGGACTTGCAGCGAATCGGTTCGCTGAAACCTCGGGACTGGAAGAACTCCTGTTCACCTGCGGTGAAGATGAAGTTCTGACCGCAATCCTTGCACTTGATTTCTTTGTCTTGGGACACTTGTTTACCCCCTGGGTATGTTTTGATGACTTCTGTGGAACGAAAGGACTTTTCGAAATGGGAACCCAAGGACTAAACTTCCCTATTGCCATATCTATGAGCCCAGCTCCCAGGCCCGGTATAAGCCCCGGGTACAGAAGCGTTATCTTATTATAACACGCTATTGCGGTTTTTGGGGATATTTTTTTAGTCGGTGTTGATCAGGTAGAGCGCGCAATCTCAAGGCTGATATGTTATGATGTAACTGATGAAGGCACAAATAGACGATATCGACGCACGCATACTGGACTTGATTCAGAGCGAGTTCCCGCTTGATCCGATGCCGTTCGATGTAATCGGCAGGAGGCTCTCGATCGATTCTGATGATGTGCTCGCGCGGATAGCCCGACTGAAGTCTGATGGCATTATCAGGCAGATAAGCGCGATATTTGACTCTGCCTCGCTGGGTTATCATAGTGCACTTGTCGCATTCAGGGTGTTGTCTGAATTACTTGACCGTGTGGCATCAGAAGTATCCGAGCACGATGGTGTCAGCCACTGCTATTCTCGCGACGCTGATTACAACCTCTGGTTTACACTTACACTCGCTCCCGAATACAATCTCCAGTCTGAAGTTGCTAGGCTTGCCGTGATTGACGGTGTGCTGAGCCATATGCTGCTTCCCACTGTGAGAGTCTTCAAGATAGGTGTCTTTTTGAAAATAAGTGGAGAGGGAAGAGTTGAAGGTGGAGAGCAGACAATGGATGCAGAAAAGCTGACAGCAGCCAGACAAGTTACTCCCTCTCCTGGGGGAGAGGGCCGGGGTGAGGGCGCTCTCCCACTAAACATAGAAAACGCAGAGGTCAAAGCAGCCGTCCGGGCGCTCCAGGCTGACCTGCCGCTTGTTGCGAGACCTTTTTCTGATCTTGCAAACGAATACGGCCTCTCGGAAGACAAGCTTCTAAATATGGCACTGGTGTTTCTTCAAAATGGAGTTATGCGTAGATATTCGGCAGTGCTTCGCCATGGAAGAGCCGGCTACACATTCAATGCAATGATATGCTGGCGTGTTTCGACCGATATGATAAGTGAGGTCGGTGAAAAAATCTCTCAACATTCGAGTGTTAGCCACTGCTATCAGCGCCCTACATATCCTGATTGGCCGTATTCCCTCTATACCATGGTCCACGCTCGATCTCAAGAAGAACTCGACGAAATTATCTCAGACCTTATGCTTAACTCTCTGAACTTTGAGCATTTGGTTCTCAAAACCCTCACTGAGTATAAAAAACAGCGCATTCTCTATTTTCAGTAAGGCCATGATTTGCAATGGACAGATTACTCATGCGGGTTACAAATCGCCAGCTCACCCATCCACGCCGCAGCGCAGATCGGCTTCTCCAAATCCTTGAAGACTC is a genomic window of Armatimonadota bacterium containing:
- a CDS encoding beta-galactosidase produces the protein MYRFLSTFFALCVVCTCAYGADVDIASVNVRSAEANPNLIPNGSFEQPGGNGSAKWWSWGTRWTADTTCTLDKTTAVSGRQSLRITNNTPLESPYTGLLTLTKSVVVEPGKPYTLSAWIKSNGTGVSSICAGAGWRYRVTLQPTGGLWLPFSMTFTPDDADKNNLGIFVQSESPTKGLWLDDFKLEQGESATYDQVPNGTASFLQLWPESRDMELLSEGSFSVPFLLNVPKSINATLEAKISTSSKIITKNVRLEPGMVRIVVDGSSKSAKYTPRTVTLRLLDGDKELVSAKTDILFHSQSYTKAGLQRLEHELPGLRAKLEQLKSRGQDVSYPMVTYTVLENFIGYAMEDTDKNEVKRASDALSDMDLIKSRLDKELSEALAGKRTFAAVPRWTGDTRPVIKSSSFIAPTVTPGKPGREMRPVFFTGYGHFAQVRADMEKWPNYGTNIIQIEIGPSSTLPDENKVNDEPARDLLKLLDRAQKSGVCVNLLISPHYVPGWVTDKMRSKSASAFLHYINRDPISHEMIKRHISALITPIKDHPALHSICLANEPTVFGDNSDYAVADWHAWLKDRHGDIKTLNDRWDTDYASFDDIKLPYAQGETEKSPMGRWLDCVRWNHEFMAGWYQMLADDVHEIAPNLAVHMKVQTPTLLGFAEVQAGNDPYLVGRVNDINGNDSVNWPSFGGGEFAQSWMTNARGEDLQRSVKDAPVFDSENHIIGDRDTRYIPGQVVRAALWQQAIHGQSATTIWVWERTYDRNHDFAASIMHRPECAEAVGIANYDMNRAADEITALQQAPAQVLILHDTSAMVYDGEPYDTCSKKAYMALGFCGVKMGFVTERQLEAGVVPNAPVVMVPYAKHLSDAAFKTLQAYKGRIVALGGDDLLAYNEYDKKRSESLNAERIAYTPSVTSEQDLHKLFLAKLSGWGIAPKIMLLDGKSNPVWGVEWKEADTADGTLVNLCNYLNEPISFRLSDKGKNVSAVDVLTGKVVRGIINLQPLDVKLLQVKD
- a CDS encoding prepilin-type N-terminal cleavage/methylation domain-containing protein, with product MRRGFTLIELLVVIAIIAILAAILFPVYTTAKEHANATRCLNNLKQLSTGLFMYCDSNNGRMPATIPHNGSYTWCGVGPSGAGYDWHIENASLYKYVNNIDTFHCPTTYPKNHRQTSYGLNQDLNGQILAVDTAGRTSQIMMLLDEENNNDGNCAYNDPADQPTVIHFKGANLAYSDGHVKYKTKAQLVNEYKSGNWTSNHLKFH
- a CDS encoding prepilin-type N-terminal cleavage/methylation domain-containing protein, which encodes MKKRGFTLIELLVVIAIIAILAAILFPVMTNAKKKAQQSTCASNLKQLMMGIRSYCDDFNGGMPLCTYIIGTPEACDWSGCHNAAGGTWNLQDATILRYIRNTKVFECPSNSAYRNKCPYAMNWKIASLRYYRKHCILETITAGRSSRVVVLIEELKPDDSYFMWGNEYQDFSIIHLAGGNNAYADGHVAYKSQAYMRGQKKLANQNSMDSCLYVPGT
- a CDS encoding discoidin domain-containing protein, which codes for MQKSRLIVLLVVVSILALSLPSMAQLASGNWPRPGRDYHNSGLSPATVIAKPVLKSWAPKAVTGYNASPYYWLDFTFDGIQIDPQGNLYVQGDDEFSVIKISPTGTYPWASPYGASITSHNNYYMYYGLSLFDDGVNQYAIAGPQQWKSGSWDDRKVYAINPSTGAASWSSGLLNDSWYVSHTNTARTGMTTNVTTSIGPDGSIYTGNFRDSYFDPVGSVFALDKTGARKWAWNQYGQGDTYGSAAIKQLNGKNIIYTASGITHNDATGAYAGYPAVPNILALQDDGTSASLLWSANMGFTTSQPVLSSDGNTLYVAGRDTRPLSTGTGGITVGSYCDTFFAFEADTGVKKWSLSTGARHAFSPTLGPNNMIYVCGGYFRTANQNLAATPDVMPTANPGVLVAIKDNGSTGEVKWSLPLPDDETSDTTRVAVISTTPTTMYVATGNGRVYCVQDMGTYAKILWTWQAFSTRWCGVWGHGFTPANIVVADDGTIYTGWKNNLYAFEPGYNAGSPVGISGTVKDAEGNPIANAWVAAVASTSVYPLADNANRLWTKTNSDGTYQITPNAAGTYNVAAAAQGYESSANQTAAFTTTTTSVTAVDFTLSPAKYNWALGASASATSVNASYPAALACDGDLTSRYASTAASSALTIDLGSEKTIAEAVIYWWYNYGKAYTLEYSTDGTTWATPVAYQTTTGNGGFPLAFIPNDAITNGYCGGPVKSADVIKFSTPIAARYWKVNFTSVKNFYGDSYKGGATVYGSTATYASIWDVELRDSTKAGEPTPNTIASVKAADDGDGVAVSNLRVTAVAGGGVPTDTLFVETADRTAGIKVKFTGLPTTIQFGDKVAVVGRVATDPVTTERYIQATAVTRLDSTACPANPALAELSMNNKAVADSVSQGLFIKTWGKVSDSATGSFKISDGSAAPIKVLCDSTGAISLPVNDNYIRVRGVVGKDADGPVLYMRNERADWAYGSDNIQALPFTGNSKYPVEYLVLGPFTTDPAPTNAYDLLGVDFIGETTIGTSVMPAAGLVTAGKTWFASSASSAAGILDFNKVFGVVTSVSAAYAHLYLWSETEAPTVAITTGSDDWLKVYVNGSLQYTKDETAYPTGRGVTIGQDGPTAITLHQGLNSILFKVVNGQTGFGINSQFTDVETYGGTGYGGYNPYAATGLGYSLNPGL
- a CDS encoding sialidase family protein, producing the protein MSQTIPEPEYQIVAPYSPEHPRNGEGDIIALKDGSLLLAYGKWSGGGDDFDFAEVWSKTSTDGGRKWGNDRVIVPNEGKVTTFSTGLLRLANGEILMSSLSKDSMEDCSIFLRKSSDECKTWTPRIKFETPEGYSNYTGMNNGRLIQLKSGRILGAGFDGWVNGRPFIAFSLISDDNGDTWRASKNYVNILDLESTNKDGAQEPGVIELKDGRIMMWIRNSLGYVAKAYSTDQGETWSKPELIKQLKAPLAPASIKRLPQTGDLLIVWNNNQTARRPLNSAISKDDGETWENIKVVDDHEVTSWGFAYTSITPLDDMVILTYWNGDASSLKMARIDYRWFYQPDGCI